In one Bombyx mori chromosome 4, ASM3026992v2 genomic region, the following are encoded:
- the LOC101737740 gene encoding patronin isoform X8: MEKLDITNANMEATDFVDTKQSKQRASIKWLLSKAFNNRVPENLQEPFYRDHEDLEHLKPPICGGLANAELYCLALANMYSDPNYHSLNHWNILQTLVRKGIDVPDPPDCALTETVLIQTNPLKMGAHMVVIEALMKLYAREVVTADRVWAAAQRFGATLPPINSASTHEAGILCWVNAACAAFNKAEESTPPVPTVSSLQDLCEGTSLAALVSFYCPEALPRSALRVGRVASIQDCLHNLMLVHDFCANYLPHNIFHMMPEDVTYMRGSMKQNLVAMLADLFNVLEVHPVKSVKCPGSVPRSPSACSGRPAPRRSASSTPERRSCSPQRDQFVVHRGKAVTTLASLARRDDDNGYEAGPIVPAGRPTRGEGRDSFAGRRSRRGSVSDDSQLTVENFGGSQDTLHFAGRNPEKELAIVTNVRKISAPAGPLDSYNPPLRSSRQDIRGSFQLFDDYNGAPDERFKVERPPPQLSDPPAPLRRQRSTDAVNSPTTNYFTYKGGGDGGGGGGGGGGFYLGDNRDATDGEAIKTSFADLNKIRTNGDQTGAASQFGPVETEQTDRRKTTTFSTPPLNTTTWQQQFLQQENQLNGEEGAGEGGAGGGGAMAAQLNNIRLKLEEKRRRIELDKRRAEQALSRQRQQLGHQAFLQAVTRGKGARTPPEDEPKQEPALTQDMVVEPPSQSVDNVVLEQYQQSIAKMNSSLQDIQSDIARLANQQNQLQHQQHQQHQHQQAKQLFQQQPQPQLVPQSQPPPSPAPYQQHYQPNIPQLHSQFSSQHNVARSPLSGFGSTPHLPRDLRDQREMWDQRDQRDLRDVRDQYYPAQYRDMDEYSRQQFYLHDSPPPPQRRTWAQHAQHQHEQEHRGWQLHQQSQPQYQREPEPRTWRSPSPSASPQPPAERSWTPQGFTQPFHVHYSQQNGNDTQNHLSYVVSEQQHQHHTHQQHSHQQQQPLKPQQLHQRQASPAPPPPDDMQPQNISFIGNAEDDALRHGIARLNISSGTRTYRIPSPTRPTLARNSFQQEELPENEKGFYISFDNEQPKRAKPPLRPKRMSPKKERSSEAPSPERGPGAAWGDRVPAHEEPCVPRRAPSPSPERARPSSPQPAAALLIGEMNPDPNSAEEMERKKERIMLLSLQRRQRADEARARAEAAAAARRAREDAAQELKQARKEEQARRREAILQQYKLKKAIEEAEREGKVIDKSELLESMKHGSSPASSNPRLRSRGATTRARPKTIHVDTGALHAAEGMLAKQPSATNLAAGGGSVRRDYYRGSQDSLAERAGLYRDSPVDDRGGMSPSSASSGPLGRRGSCKTSRERVNEEPQSSRGRSKYTSYQSNFKAGRKSSSLMNLCDSGLGRATPPRRAASPAHRTAASGPGSLPGALPGAIGKRRQHDDNSDVSSTHSSIMDYSGPRLYKQPTTKSNRGIMLNAVEYCVFPGAVNAEAKRRVLDEVARSESKHFLVLFRDAGCQFRALYSYCPETDLIAKLYGTGPKVVNDRMFDKFFKYNSGSKCFSQVHTKHLTVTIDAFTIHNSLWQGKKVQLPSKKDMALVI; encoded by the exons GACTTGGAACACTTGAAGCCACCTATATGCGGCGGTTTGGCCAACGCGGAGCTGTACTGCCTGGCGCTGGCCAACATGTACTCGGATCCGAACTACCATAGCCTCAACCATTGGAACATCCTGCAGACCCTAGTCAGGAAGGGAATCGACGTTCCCGACCCACCCGACTGCGCGCTCACCGAAACAGTTTTAATTCAAACGAATCCGCTAAAAATG GGCGCGCACATGGTCGTAATCGAAGCACTGATGAAGCTGTACGCTCGAGAGGTTGTGACCGCGGACCGCGTGTGGGCGGCGGCGCAGCGTTTCGGTGCTACGCTGCCGCCCATCAACTCGGCCTCCACCCACGAGGCGGGTATCCTGTGTTGGGTCAACGCGGCCTGCGCTGCATTCAACAAGGCTGAG GAATCAACTCCGCCCGTGCCGACGGTGTCCAGTCTCCAAGATCTGTGCGAAGGCACATCCTTGGCGGCGTTAGTGTCGTTCTACTGTCCCGAAGCGTTGCCTCGCTCTGCGCTGCGGGTGGGCCGCGTCGCTTCGATACAGGATTGTCTGCACAACCTGATGCTGGTGCACGACTTCTGCGCCAACTACCTGCCTCATAACATATTCCACATGATGCCCGAAGACGTCACTTACATGAGAGG gtcaatgaaacaaaatttagtAGCGATGCTCGCCGACCTGTTCAACGTGCTAGAAGTTCATCCGGTCAAATCAGTAAAGTGCCCGGGAAGCG TGCCCCGTTCGCCGTCGGCGTGCAGCGGGCGGCCCGCGCCCCGCCGCTCGGCCAGCTCGACGCCCGAGCGGCGCAGCTGCAGCCCGCAACGCGATCAGTTCGTCGTGCACCGCGGCAAGGCGGTCACCACGCTCGCCTCCCTAGCCAGGAGGGACGACGACAATG GATACGAGGCGGGTCCCATAGTGCCGGCGGGGCGGCCCACCCGCGGCGAGGGCCGGGACAGCTTCGCGGGGCGGCGGTCGCGGCGCGGCTCCGTGTCCGACGACAGCCAGCTCACGGTCGAGAACTTCGGCGGCTCGCAGGACACGCTGCACTTCGCCGGACGGAACCCCGAGAAGGAGCTGGCCATCGTCACCAACGTCAGGAAGATATCTGCGCCCGCAG GACCCTTAGACAGCTACAACCCACCCCTGCGATCATCGCGACAAGACATCCGAGGCTCATTCCAACTGTTCGACGACTACAACGGCGCTCCCGACGAACGATTCAAGGTGGAGCGGCCTCCGCCGCAGCTCAGCGACCCCCCCGCGCCGCTCCGCCGCCAGCGCAGCACGGACGCCGTCAACTCGCCGACAACCAACTACTTCACGTACAAGGGCGGCGGggacggcggcggcggcggcggcggcggcggcggcttcTACCTCGGCGATAACAGGGACGCCACCGACGGCGAAGCGATCAAGACTAGCTTCGCCGATCTCAACAAGATCAGGACTAACGGTGACCAGACAG GCGCCGCGTCACAGTTCGGTCCGGTGGAGACGGAGCAGACGGATCGGCGGAAGACCACGACGTTCTCAACGCCGCCGCTGAACACGACGACGTGGCAGCAACAGTTCTTGCAGCAGGAGAACCAACTCA ACGGCGAGGAGGGCGCCGGCGAGGGCGGCGCGGGAGGGGGCGGCGCCATGGCCGCACAGCTCAACAACATCCGCCTCAAGCTGGAGGAGAAGCGGCGGCGCATCGAGCTGGACAAGCGGCGCGCGGAGCAGGCGCTCTCCCGCCAGCGCCAGCAGCTCGGCCACCAGGCCTTCCTGCAGGCCGTCACCAGG GGCAAGGGCGCCCGCACTCCGCCGGAGGACGAGCCCAAGCAGGAACCCGCACTAACGCAG GACATGGTTGTTGAACCGCCGAGTCAATCTGTCGATAACGTGGTTTTAGAGCAATACCAGCAGTCGATAGccaa AATGAACTCGAGCCTGCAAGATATACAAAGCGACATAGCGAGATTAGCGAACCAACAGAATCAGTTGCAGCATCAGCAACATCAGCAACACCAGCATCAACAG GCGAAGCAGTTGTTCCAGCAACAACCGCAACCCCAGCTTGTACCGCAGTCGCAGCCGCCACCGTCGCCGGCGCCCTACCAGCAACACTACCAACCGAACATTCCACAGCTG CACAGCCAGTTCAGCTCACAGCACAACGTCGCTCGCTCCCCCCTCTCCGGCTTCGGGTCCACGCCGCACTTGCCGCGCGACCTGCGGGACCAGCGGGAAATGTGGGACCAGCGAGATCAACGGGATCTGCGGGACGTGCGAGATCAGTACTATCCGGCGCAGTACCGCGACATGGACGAGTACAGTCGGCAACAGTTCTACCTGCACGACAGTCCGCCCCCGCCGCAGCGACGCACGTGGGCGCAGCACGCGCAGCACCAGCACGAGCAGGAGCACCGCGGCTGGCAG TTACATCAACAAAGTCAGCCGCAGTACCAGAGAGAGCCGGAGCCCCGCACCTGGCGCTCTCCCTCCCCCTCCGCCTCTCCGCAGCCCCCCGCGGAACGGAGCTGGACTCCGCAAGGGTTTACGCAACCCTTCCATGTCCACTATTCCCAACAGAACGGCAACGACACACAAAATCACCTCAGCTACGTGGTCAGCGAACAGCAACACCAACATCACACCCATCAGCAACACTCCCACCAGCAACAACAGCCGCTTAAACCGCAACAACTACATCAGCGGCAAGCCTCCCcagcgccgccgccgcccgaCGACATGCAACCGCAGAACATTTCGTTCATTGGGAACGCGGAAGACGACGCACTGCGGCACGGCATCGCCCGCCTCAACATCTCGTCGGGCACCCGCACCTACCGCATCCCCTCCCCCACGCGACCCACGCTCGCCAGGAACTCGTTCCAGCAGGAGGAGCTCCCCGAGAACGAGAAAGGCTTTTACATATCGTTCGATAACGAACAGCCGAAGCGCGCGAAGCCCCCGCTCCGGCCGAAGCGAATGTCCCCGAAGAAGGAGAGGTCGAGCGAAGCGCCAAGCCCCGAGCGCGGTCCCGGGGCGGCGTGGGGCGACCGCGTGCCCGCGCACGAGGAGCCCTGCGTCCCGCGCCGCGCCCCCTCCCCCTCCCCCGAGCGAGCGCGGCCCAGCTCGCCGCAGCCCGCTGCCGCCCTGCTCATCGGGGAAATGAACCCGGATCCC AACTCTGCGGAGGAAATGGAACGCAAGAAGGAGCGCATAATGTTGTTGTCGCTACAACGGCGGCAGCGCGCGGACGAGGCGCGCGCGCGTGcggaggcggcggcggcggcgcggcgggcgCGCGAGGACGCCGCGCAGGAACTCAAGCAGGCGCGGAAGGAGGAGCAGGCGCGGCGCCGGGAGGCCATCCTGCAGCAGTACAAGCTCAAGAAGGCCATCGAGGAAGCCGAACGAGAG ggTAAAGTGATAGATAAGTCAGAATTATTGGAGAGTATGAAACACGGCAGCAGTCCAGCGAGCAGTAACCCTCGGCTGCGGTCCCGGGGCGCCACCACGCGCGCCCGGCCCAAGACCATCCACGTAGACACGGGCGCACTGCACGCCGCCGAGGGGATGCTCGCCAAGCAACCGTCCGCCACCAACCTCGCAG CGGGCGGCGGCTCCGTGCGGCGCGACTACTACCGCGGCTCGCAGGACTCGCTCGCCGAGCGCGCCGGCCTCTACCGCG ATTCTCCAGTAGACGACCGCGGAGGCATGTccccgagcagcgcctcgagcGGCCCCCTCGGCCGGAGGGGCTCCTGCAAGACTTCCAGAG AGCGCGTGAATGAGGAACCGCAGTCGTCACGTGGAAGGTCTAAATATACGAGTTACCAGAGTAACTTTAAGGCGGGGCGCAAGTCAAGCTCTCTAATGAACTTGTGCG ACTCGGGTCTCGGACGGGCCACGCCGCCGCGCCGAGCCGCCTCCCCCGCGCACCGCACCGCCGCCTCCGGGCCCGGCTCGCTGCCCGGCGCGCTGCCCGGCGCCATCGGCAAGCGCAGGCAGCACGACGACAACTCCGACGTCTCCTCCACGCACTCCTCCATCATGGACTACTCCG GTCCCCGGCTGTACAAGCAGCCGACGACCAAGTCGAACCGCGGCATAATGCTGAACGCGGTGGAGTACTGCGTGTTTCCGGGCGCCGTGAACGCGGAGGCCAAGCGGCGCGTGCTGGACGAGGTGGCGCGCTCCGAGTCTAAGCACTTCCTCGTGCTGTTCCGGGACGCGGGCTGCCAGTTCCGCGCGCTCTACTCCTACTGCCCCGAAACGGACCTCATCGCCAAACTCTACGGCACCGGCCCGAAAGTCGTCAACGACAGGATGTTCGACAAGTTCTTCAA GTACAACTCCGGCAGCAAGTGCTTCTCGCAGGTCCACACGAAGCATCTGACGGTCACCATCGACGCGTTCACGATACACAACTCGCTGTGGCAGGGCAAGAAGGTGCAGCTACCCAGCAAGAAGGACATGGCCTTAGTCATATAA
- the LOC101737740 gene encoding patronin isoform X15, with translation MVAMVASGYGTLRRFLSAPEGQHGANEAGVASSASVAVSSKQRASIKWLLSKAFNNRVPENLQEPFYRDHEDLEHLKPPICGGLANAELYCLALANMYSDPNYHSLNHWNILQTLVRKGIDVPDPPDCALTETVLIQTNPLKMGAHMVVIEALMKLYAREVVTADRVWAAAQRFGATLPPINSASTHEAGILCWVNAACAAFNKAEESTPPVPTVSSLQDLCEGTSLAALVSFYCPEALPRSALRVGRVASIQDCLHNLMLVHDFCANYLPHNIFHMMPEDVTYMRGSMKQNLVAMLADLFNVLEVHPVKSVKCPGSGAASQFGPVETEQTDRRKTTTFSTPPLNTTTWQQQFLQQENQLNGEEGAGEGGAGGGGAMAAQLNNIRLKLEEKRRRIELDKRRAEQALSRQRQQLGHQAFLQAVTRDMVVEPPSQSVDNVVLEQYQQSIAKMNSSLQDIQSDIARLANQQNQLQHQQHQQHQHQQAKQLFQQQPQPQLVPQSQPPPSPAPYQQHYQPNIPQLHSQFSSQHNVARSPLSGFGSTPHLPRDLRDQREMWDQRDQRDLRDVRDQYYPAQYRDMDEYSRQQFYLHDSPPPPQRRTWAQHAQHQHEQEHRGWQLHQQSQPQYQREPEPRTWRSPSPSASPQPPAERSWTPQGFTQPFHVHYSQQNGNDTQNHLSYVVSEQQHQHHTHQQHSHQQQQPLKPQQLHQRQASPAPPPPDDMQPQNISFIGNAEDDALRHGIARLNISSGTRTYRIPSPTRPTLARNSFQQEELPENEKGFYISFDNEQPKRAKPPLRPKRMSPKKERSSEAPSPERGPGAAWGDRVPAHEEPCVPRRAPSPSPERARPSSPQPAAALLIGEMNPDPNSAEEMERKKERIMLLSLQRRQRADEARARAEAAAAARRAREDAAQELKQARKEEQARRREAILQQYKLKKAIEEAEREGKVIDKSELLESMKHGSSPASSNPRLRSRGATTRARPKTIHVDTGALHAAEGMLAKQPSATNLAAGGGSVRRDYYRGSQDSLAERAGLYRDSPVDDRGGMSPSSASSGPLGRRGSCKTSRERVNEEPQSSRGRSKYTSYQSNFKAGRKSSSLMNLCDSGLGRATPPRRAASPAHRTAASGPGSLPGALPGAIGKRRQHDDNSDVSSTHSSIMDYSGPRLYKQPTTKSNRGIMLNAVEYCVFPGAVNAEAKRRVLDEVARSESKHFLVLFRDAGCQFRALYSYCPETDLIAKLYGTGPKVVNDRMFDKFFKYNSGSKCFSQVHTKHLTVTIDAFTIHNSLWQGKKVQLPSKKDMALVI, from the exons GACTTGGAACACTTGAAGCCACCTATATGCGGCGGTTTGGCCAACGCGGAGCTGTACTGCCTGGCGCTGGCCAACATGTACTCGGATCCGAACTACCATAGCCTCAACCATTGGAACATCCTGCAGACCCTAGTCAGGAAGGGAATCGACGTTCCCGACCCACCCGACTGCGCGCTCACCGAAACAGTTTTAATTCAAACGAATCCGCTAAAAATG GGCGCGCACATGGTCGTAATCGAAGCACTGATGAAGCTGTACGCTCGAGAGGTTGTGACCGCGGACCGCGTGTGGGCGGCGGCGCAGCGTTTCGGTGCTACGCTGCCGCCCATCAACTCGGCCTCCACCCACGAGGCGGGTATCCTGTGTTGGGTCAACGCGGCCTGCGCTGCATTCAACAAGGCTGAG GAATCAACTCCGCCCGTGCCGACGGTGTCCAGTCTCCAAGATCTGTGCGAAGGCACATCCTTGGCGGCGTTAGTGTCGTTCTACTGTCCCGAAGCGTTGCCTCGCTCTGCGCTGCGGGTGGGCCGCGTCGCTTCGATACAGGATTGTCTGCACAACCTGATGCTGGTGCACGACTTCTGCGCCAACTACCTGCCTCATAACATATTCCACATGATGCCCGAAGACGTCACTTACATGAGAGG gtcaatgaaacaaaatttagtAGCGATGCTCGCCGACCTGTTCAACGTGCTAGAAGTTCATCCGGTCAAATCAGTAAAGTGCCCGGGAAGCG GCGCCGCGTCACAGTTCGGTCCGGTGGAGACGGAGCAGACGGATCGGCGGAAGACCACGACGTTCTCAACGCCGCCGCTGAACACGACGACGTGGCAGCAACAGTTCTTGCAGCAGGAGAACCAACTCA ACGGCGAGGAGGGCGCCGGCGAGGGCGGCGCGGGAGGGGGCGGCGCCATGGCCGCACAGCTCAACAACATCCGCCTCAAGCTGGAGGAGAAGCGGCGGCGCATCGAGCTGGACAAGCGGCGCGCGGAGCAGGCGCTCTCCCGCCAGCGCCAGCAGCTCGGCCACCAGGCCTTCCTGCAGGCCGTCACCAGG GACATGGTTGTTGAACCGCCGAGTCAATCTGTCGATAACGTGGTTTTAGAGCAATACCAGCAGTCGATAGccaa AATGAACTCGAGCCTGCAAGATATACAAAGCGACATAGCGAGATTAGCGAACCAACAGAATCAGTTGCAGCATCAGCAACATCAGCAACACCAGCATCAACAG GCGAAGCAGTTGTTCCAGCAACAACCGCAACCCCAGCTTGTACCGCAGTCGCAGCCGCCACCGTCGCCGGCGCCCTACCAGCAACACTACCAACCGAACATTCCACAGCTG CACAGCCAGTTCAGCTCACAGCACAACGTCGCTCGCTCCCCCCTCTCCGGCTTCGGGTCCACGCCGCACTTGCCGCGCGACCTGCGGGACCAGCGGGAAATGTGGGACCAGCGAGATCAACGGGATCTGCGGGACGTGCGAGATCAGTACTATCCGGCGCAGTACCGCGACATGGACGAGTACAGTCGGCAACAGTTCTACCTGCACGACAGTCCGCCCCCGCCGCAGCGACGCACGTGGGCGCAGCACGCGCAGCACCAGCACGAGCAGGAGCACCGCGGCTGGCAG TTACATCAACAAAGTCAGCCGCAGTACCAGAGAGAGCCGGAGCCCCGCACCTGGCGCTCTCCCTCCCCCTCCGCCTCTCCGCAGCCCCCCGCGGAACGGAGCTGGACTCCGCAAGGGTTTACGCAACCCTTCCATGTCCACTATTCCCAACAGAACGGCAACGACACACAAAATCACCTCAGCTACGTGGTCAGCGAACAGCAACACCAACATCACACCCATCAGCAACACTCCCACCAGCAACAACAGCCGCTTAAACCGCAACAACTACATCAGCGGCAAGCCTCCCcagcgccgccgccgcccgaCGACATGCAACCGCAGAACATTTCGTTCATTGGGAACGCGGAAGACGACGCACTGCGGCACGGCATCGCCCGCCTCAACATCTCGTCGGGCACCCGCACCTACCGCATCCCCTCCCCCACGCGACCCACGCTCGCCAGGAACTCGTTCCAGCAGGAGGAGCTCCCCGAGAACGAGAAAGGCTTTTACATATCGTTCGATAACGAACAGCCGAAGCGCGCGAAGCCCCCGCTCCGGCCGAAGCGAATGTCCCCGAAGAAGGAGAGGTCGAGCGAAGCGCCAAGCCCCGAGCGCGGTCCCGGGGCGGCGTGGGGCGACCGCGTGCCCGCGCACGAGGAGCCCTGCGTCCCGCGCCGCGCCCCCTCCCCCTCCCCCGAGCGAGCGCGGCCCAGCTCGCCGCAGCCCGCTGCCGCCCTGCTCATCGGGGAAATGAACCCGGATCCC AACTCTGCGGAGGAAATGGAACGCAAGAAGGAGCGCATAATGTTGTTGTCGCTACAACGGCGGCAGCGCGCGGACGAGGCGCGCGCGCGTGcggaggcggcggcggcggcgcggcgggcgCGCGAGGACGCCGCGCAGGAACTCAAGCAGGCGCGGAAGGAGGAGCAGGCGCGGCGCCGGGAGGCCATCCTGCAGCAGTACAAGCTCAAGAAGGCCATCGAGGAAGCCGAACGAGAG ggTAAAGTGATAGATAAGTCAGAATTATTGGAGAGTATGAAACACGGCAGCAGTCCAGCGAGCAGTAACCCTCGGCTGCGGTCCCGGGGCGCCACCACGCGCGCCCGGCCCAAGACCATCCACGTAGACACGGGCGCACTGCACGCCGCCGAGGGGATGCTCGCCAAGCAACCGTCCGCCACCAACCTCGCAG CGGGCGGCGGCTCCGTGCGGCGCGACTACTACCGCGGCTCGCAGGACTCGCTCGCCGAGCGCGCCGGCCTCTACCGCG ATTCTCCAGTAGACGACCGCGGAGGCATGTccccgagcagcgcctcgagcGGCCCCCTCGGCCGGAGGGGCTCCTGCAAGACTTCCAGAG AGCGCGTGAATGAGGAACCGCAGTCGTCACGTGGAAGGTCTAAATATACGAGTTACCAGAGTAACTTTAAGGCGGGGCGCAAGTCAAGCTCTCTAATGAACTTGTGCG ACTCGGGTCTCGGACGGGCCACGCCGCCGCGCCGAGCCGCCTCCCCCGCGCACCGCACCGCCGCCTCCGGGCCCGGCTCGCTGCCCGGCGCGCTGCCCGGCGCCATCGGCAAGCGCAGGCAGCACGACGACAACTCCGACGTCTCCTCCACGCACTCCTCCATCATGGACTACTCCG GTCCCCGGCTGTACAAGCAGCCGACGACCAAGTCGAACCGCGGCATAATGCTGAACGCGGTGGAGTACTGCGTGTTTCCGGGCGCCGTGAACGCGGAGGCCAAGCGGCGCGTGCTGGACGAGGTGGCGCGCTCCGAGTCTAAGCACTTCCTCGTGCTGTTCCGGGACGCGGGCTGCCAGTTCCGCGCGCTCTACTCCTACTGCCCCGAAACGGACCTCATCGCCAAACTCTACGGCACCGGCCCGAAAGTCGTCAACGACAGGATGTTCGACAAGTTCTTCAA GTACAACTCCGGCAGCAAGTGCTTCTCGCAGGTCCACACGAAGCATCTGACGGTCACCATCGACGCGTTCACGATACACAACTCGCTGTGGCAGGGCAAGAAGGTGCAGCTACCCAGCAAGAAGGACATGGCCTTAGTCATATAA